In Lactuca sativa cultivar Salinas chromosome 5, Lsat_Salinas_v11, whole genome shotgun sequence, the DNA window GGGAACACTTAGTTAGGTTTACTTGTGTCACGTTATTTACACCATCAAATGCATATATAATAATGATAATTAACATGTAGTTTGTAACCGTTTGATTATTCAATTCCTTCGCTTGTGAGTTTTGAGCATAAATACAGAACAAATACTTAATTCTCTAAGGGGTCAAATGAAAACAAAAAGTTTTTTGTTTTATCCTTAGAAAAAGAATTTATTACGGAGTATTAGTTGAAGATAAATCTTCATATTAATTATTTTGCTTCGAAATATTTAGGGATGTGACGCATCTGTGTTACTGGACGACACTGAAGACTTTACGGGGGAAAAGTCGGCGAGTCAAATTAGCAATTCAGCGAGAGGATTCGACGTGATTGATACTATTAAAACCCAGTTGGAGCTCCAGTGCCCTGGTGTCGTTTCTTGTGCAGATATATTATCTGCTGCTGCTCAAGCTTCCGTTGTGGCTGTAAGTAGAAAATTTAATTCCAACGTTATTTAAATCAGTTCTTTAATTTCTCTACAACTTAACTTGTCAGTGTGTACTTGAAATCTTTTTTTGTTATAATCCTAGAGATCATCAAACTGAGTCATCCAGTACTTGAGTTGTTTTTTTAATTGGTCACCTCTGGAAAGTAGGCTTTTTTTTTCCCTTTTAAAAACAGATAAAACTAATTAGTTTTTCTCGAGTATGAAGTGAAGTTAATCGCAGTAATATTTTTATGTGATATTCAGCTTGGTGGGCCAAGCTGGAGTGTTACATTTGGAAGAAGGGATTCCACAACAGCAAGCCTAAGTGCAGCAAATTCCGACATCCCTTTACCTACTTCAAGTCTTAGCGATCTCATCTCATCCTTtgcatcaaaaggatttactactAACGAAATGGTAGCTCTCTCTGGTAAGTtgcttttatatataattaaaatgggTCAATGGGATATGATGATATGTAAAGAATATTACCAAATTTTTGCAATAAATTAACCGATGACTTGAATATTCTTTCCCATGTGAGTTGAATACATGACTCATCACAATTATACATGCATGTTTGTACGCAGGAGCTCATACAACTGGTGAAGCTAGGTGCACCAATTTCCGTGATCATCTCTACAACGAAAACAACATAGATCCATCATTTGCGACATCATTGAAAGCAAATTGTCCTTCGAGTGGAGATGACAATAATCTCTCTCCACTAGATGCTTCATCGAAGATTTTCGATAATAGATACTATAATGATTTGATTAACCAGAACGGATTATTGCATTCGGACCAAGAACTATTTAATGGGGGTTCAACTGACGCACAAGTGAGGACCTACGGGTCGAATCCTTCTATTTTCTTTCGTGACTTTGCAAGTGCTATGTTGAAGATGGGCAATGTTGGCGCTATAACTGGACAGAATGGAGAAATTAGGGTCAACTGCAGAAGAGCCAATTAACCTCTTTTCTTAGACAGCAGGAAAACGTCTCTCAACCTGTGTGGGAAACTGATATGCAAtgaaaaaaacaacaacaacaaccgttttgttttgttttttttttatttcatgttG includes these proteins:
- the LOC111887950 gene encoding cationic peroxidase 1, with translation MTSSTFSSLFKIFTFTLPLWFRFGTTSGQLSPSFYSLTCPMVTPIVTAEVTSAILQESRMGASLLRLHFLDCFVNGCDASVLLDDTEDFTGEKSASQISNSARGFDVIDTIKTQLELQCPGVVSCADILSAAAQASVVALGGPSWSVTFGRRDSTTASLSAANSDIPLPTSSLSDLISSFASKGFTTNEMVALSGAHTTGEARCTNFRDHLYNENNIDPSFATSLKANCPSSGDDNNLSPLDASSKIFDNRYYNDLINQNGLLHSDQELFNGGSTDAQVRTYGSNPSIFFRDFASAMLKMGNVGAITGQNGEIRVNCRRAN